A portion of the Rissa tridactyla isolate bRisTri1 chromosome 19, bRisTri1.patW.cur.20221130, whole genome shotgun sequence genome contains these proteins:
- the NKIRAS2 gene encoding NF-kappa-B inhibitor-interacting Ras-like protein 2 isoform X1, with protein MGKSCKVVVCGQASVGKTSILEQLLYGNHVVGSEMIETQEDIYVGSIETDRGVREQVRFYDTRGLRDGLELPKHCFSCTDGYVLVYSTDSKESFKRVELLKKEIDKSKDKKEVTIVVLGNKCDLQEQRRVDHDAAQHWAKGEKVKLWEVSVADRHTLIEPFIYLASKMTQPQSKSAFPLSRKNKGSGSMDG; from the exons ATGGGGAAGAGCTGCAAGGTGGTGGTGTGCGGCCAGGCCTCCGTCGGGAAAACGTCCATCCTGGAGCAGCTTCTGTACGGGAACCATGTGGTCG GTTCCGAGATGATCGAGACCCAGGAGGACATTTACGTGGGCTCCATCGAGACCGACCGGGGGGTGCGGGAGCAGGTGCGGTTCTACGACAcgcgggggctgcgggacggGCTGGAGCTGCCCAAGCACTGCTTCTCCTGCACCGACGGCTACGTGCTGGTCTACAGCACTGACAGCAAGGAGTCCTTCAAGCGGGTGGAGCTCCTCAAGAAGGAGATTGACAAGTCCAAAGACAAGAAAGAG GTCACCATCGTGGTTTTGGGGAACAAGTGTGACTTGCAGGAGCAGCGCCGGGTAGACCATGACGCAGCCCAGCACTGGGCCAAGGGCGAGAAGGTGAAGCTGTGGGAGGTGTCCGTAGCTGACCGGCATACGCTGATCGAGCCGTTCATCTACCTGGCCAGTAAGATGACGCAGCCACAAAGCAAGTCTGCTTTTCCCCTGAGTCGCAAGAACAAGGGCAGCGGATCCATGGATGGCTGA
- the ZNF385C gene encoding zinc finger protein 385C isoform X4, which produces MDPVQKAVISHTFGVPAPLKKKQFISCNICHLRFNSANQAEAHYKGHKHARRLKAIEAMKNKQKAAAGAAVVAAGRDGAADLSPSPEGSGDPGSTAQADGVPEPEAECSSLGLLPGAEESPSELSGSVAPLGSPPASELSEGTSDATSVASSAAPAAEAQAAESGGSIGSAPESEKEGKKSKQHLYCPTCKVTVNSLSQLEAHNTGAKHKSMLEGHSTQMRRGRGKLLSRAGHKSKRIGNKGSINIQNKAFHCQVCEIYVNSETQLKQHMNSRRHKDRLAGKPPKPKYSPYNKLQKNAALAVSILKSKLALQKHLTKTLATRFLPSPLTTAAICAMPGPLALRPAAATTLFQAPILGPALFRTPPAHVRTTPGPIVFAPY; this is translated from the exons ATCTCCTGCAACATCTGCCACCTGCGCTTCAACTCTGCG aACCAGGCAGAAGCCCACTACAAGGGCCACAAGCACGCACGGAGGCTGAAAGCCATCGAAGCCATGAAGAACAAGCagaaggcggcggcgggggctgcggtggtGGCTGCCGGCCGGGACGGCGCAGCCGACTtgtcccccagccccgagggcagcGGGGACCCCGGCAGCACAG CTCAAGCCGACGGCGTGCCGGAGCCGGAGGCTGagtgcagcagcctggggctgctgccgggcGCCGAGGAGTCGCCGTCGGAGCTGTCGGGCAGCGTGGCCCCGCTGGGCTCCCCACCGGCCTCGGAGCTGTCGGAGGGCACCTCGGATGCCACCAGCGTGgcctcctccgccgccccggcAGCCGAGGCGCAGGCAGCCGAGTCGGGTGGCAGCATCGGCTCGGCCCCCGAGAGcgagaaggaggggaagaagagcaaaCAGCACCTTTACTGTCCCACCTGCAAAGTGACCGTCAACTCCCTGTCCCAGCTGGAGGCTCACAACACCG gcGCCAAGCACAAGTCGATGCTGGAaggtcacagcacccagatgCGGCGGGGCCGAGGCAAGCTCCTGTCCCGGGCAGGCCACAAGTCCAAGCGGATCGGCAACAAGGGCAGCATCAACATCCAGAACAAGGCGTTTCACTGCCAAGTGTGCGAGATCTACGTGAACTCGGAGACCCAGCTCAAACAG CACATGAACAGCCGGAGGCACAAAGACCGGCTGGCGGGGAAGCCGCCCAAGCCCAAGTACAGCCCCTACAACAAGCTGCAGAAGAACGCTGCCCTCGCAGTGAGTATTCTCAAG TCCAAGCTGGCTTTGCAAAAGCATCTCACCAAAACCCTGGCGACCCGCTTCCTGCCCAGCCCGCTCACCACGGCCGCCATCTGCGCCATGCCTGGCCCCCTCGCCCTGAGACCAGCCGCGGCCACCACCCTCTTCCAAGCCCCGATCCTCGGACCAGCCCTTTTCCGAACGCCGCCAGCCCACGTCCGCACTACGCCGGGCCCCATCGTCTTCGCTCCCTACTAG
- the NKIRAS2 gene encoding NF-kappa-B inhibitor-interacting Ras-like protein 2 isoform X2: protein MGKSCKVVVCGQASVGKTSILEQLLYGNHVVGSEMIETQEDIYVGSIETDRGVREQVRPSSGWSSSRRRLTSPKTRKRSPSWFWGTSVTCRSSAG from the exons ATGGGGAAGAGCTGCAAGGTGGTGGTGTGCGGCCAGGCCTCCGTCGGGAAAACGTCCATCCTGGAGCAGCTTCTGTACGGGAACCATGTGGTCG GTTCCGAGATGATCGAGACCCAGGAGGACATTTACGTGGGCTCCATCGAGACCGACCGGGGGGTGCGGGAGCAGGTGCG TCCTTCAAGCGGGTGGAGCTCCTCAAGAAGGAGATTGACAAGTCCAAAGACAAGAAAGAG GTCACCATCGTGGTTTTGGGGAACAAGTGTGACTTGCAGGAGCAGCGCCGGGTAG